From the genome of Ananas comosus cultivar F153 linkage group 18, ASM154086v1, whole genome shotgun sequence, one region includes:
- the LOC109724476 gene encoding uncharacterized protein C24B11.05-like: MEFEDRYRKVQRTKYDCLLFDLDDTLYPLSSGIAVECLKNIGDYMVEKLGIEESRIAELCNLLYKNYGTTMAGLRAVGYKFDHDDYHGFVHGRLPYEKIKPDPVLRHILLSLPIRKVIFTNGDKIHAAKVLKRLGLEDCFEGIICFETLNPPSSSSESETDGRIFDIVGHLSRPNEGVELPKTPILCKPYVEAMDQALKIANIDPQRTIFFDDSVRNVQAGKQIGLYTVLVGTSHRAKGADYALESIHNIREALPELWEEAEKSEDVLYSGKVAIETPVTA, encoded by the exons ATGGAATTCGAAGACCGATACCGGAAGGTTCAGAGGACGAAATATGATTGCCTTCTCTTTG ATTTAGATGATACGCTCTATCCTTTGAGTTCCGGAATCGCAGTCGAGTGCCTGAAGAACATTGGGG ATTATATGGTTGAGAAGCTTGGCATTGAGGAAAGCAGGATTGCGGAGCTGTGCAATTTGCTCTATAAGAACTATGGTACCACAATGGCCGGATTAAGG GCTGTTGGCTACAAATTTGATCACGACGATTACCATGG TTTTGTTCATGGAAGATTGCCTTACGAGAAAATCAAGCCCGACCCTGTTCTTAGACACATTCTTCTGAGCCTGCCAATTCGCAAAGTT ATATTCACGAATGGCGACAAGATTCATGCTGCTAAAGTCCTTAAGAGGCTTGGGCTAGAGGACTGTTTCGAGGGAATCATTTGCTTTGAAACTCTGAaccctccatcttcttcctccgaATCAGAGACTGATGGCAGAATCTTTGATATCGTCGGTCACTTGTCTCGCCCAAATGAAGGCGTTGAGCTTCCAAAGACGCCGATTCTGTGCAAACCATATGTAGAAGCAATGGATCAAGCTCTCAAAATTGCCAACATCGACCCTCAGAGGACG ATTTTCTTTGACGATAGCGTTCGTAATGTTCAGGCGGGAAAACAAATAGGCTTATACACTGTTCTG GTTGGTACTTCTCATCGGGCCAAAGGCGCGGACTACGCATTGGAGAGTATCCACAACATTAGAGAAGCATTGCCCGAGTTGTGGGAGGAGGCTGAGAAGTCCGAGGACGTGTTGTACTCGGGCAAGGTCGCAATAGAGACTCCGGTGACTGCTTAA